In a genomic window of Gemmatimonadaceae bacterium:
- the uvrB gene encoding excinuclease ABC subunit UvrB: MATGTAQYDLQAPFQPAGDQPKAIAELTAGLERGDRFQTLLGVTGSGKTMTIANVIKQHGKPALVLSHNKTLAAQLYGELKSFFPHNAVEYFISYYDYYQPEAYVPSSDTYIEKDASINEDIDRLRLRATSSLMERDDVIIVATVSAIYGLGDPVSYREQMVTLLRGQRIARDEILRSLVRIQYSRNDVAFERGTFRVRGDTVEIFPAYEEQGVRVEMWGDEIERISKINVLTGETIATLERAAIYPAKHFVTQRPTLERAVKVIRAELAERLTDLRAAGKLLEAQRLESRTNFDIEMMLEIGTCAGIENYSRHLAGRAEGERPAVLFDYFPEDFLVVVDESHVTLPQVGGMFNGDRARKLTLVEYGFRLPSALDNRPLMFDEFLGLTPRAIFVSATPADLELRLSEGVVVEQIIRPTGLIDPEIEVRPVRGQVDDLLNEIRIRERRGERVLVTTLTKRMAEDLSDYLQQVGVRVRYMHSDIDAIERMEIVRGLRLGEFDVLVGINLLREGLDLPEVSLVAILDADQEGFLRSDRSLIQTVGRAARHVRGRAIFYADRITGSMQRCLEETARRRELQTRFNVEHDITPTSVSKSVDQVRFITRVADARAEKQEKKVAEPARGYSVMEVESLEKMLEAQMQEAAAAMDFELAAQLRDQLFDVRARRDANVKRPTAGAGRWGGGR, encoded by the coding sequence ATGGCGACGGGCACCGCTCAATACGATCTCCAGGCTCCGTTTCAGCCCGCGGGCGACCAGCCAAAAGCGATCGCCGAGCTGACCGCTGGCCTCGAGCGCGGCGACCGCTTTCAGACGCTGCTCGGCGTCACGGGCTCCGGCAAGACGATGACCATTGCCAACGTGATCAAGCAGCACGGAAAACCGGCGTTGGTGCTGTCGCACAACAAGACGCTCGCGGCCCAACTCTACGGAGAGCTCAAGAGCTTCTTCCCGCACAACGCGGTCGAGTACTTCATCTCGTACTACGACTACTACCAACCCGAAGCCTACGTCCCGTCGAGCGACACCTACATCGAGAAAGACGCGTCGATCAACGAAGACATCGATCGACTGCGGCTTCGGGCGACGTCGAGCCTCATGGAACGCGACGACGTGATCATCGTCGCCACGGTTTCGGCAATCTATGGCCTCGGCGATCCGGTGTCATACCGCGAGCAGATGGTCACGCTGCTCCGCGGACAGCGCATCGCGCGCGACGAGATTCTCCGGTCCCTCGTGCGCATTCAGTACAGCCGCAACGACGTCGCGTTCGAGCGCGGCACGTTTCGCGTCCGCGGCGACACGGTCGAAATTTTCCCCGCGTACGAAGAACAGGGCGTCCGCGTCGAGATGTGGGGCGACGAGATCGAGCGGATCTCCAAGATCAACGTGCTCACCGGCGAGACGATCGCGACGCTCGAGCGGGCGGCGATCTACCCGGCCAAGCACTTCGTCACCCAGCGGCCGACTCTCGAACGGGCCGTGAAGGTGATCCGTGCCGAGTTGGCCGAGCGGCTCACGGATTTGCGCGCGGCGGGCAAACTGCTCGAGGCGCAACGCCTGGAATCGCGCACGAACTTCGACATCGAGATGATGCTGGAGATCGGCACCTGCGCCGGCATCGAGAATTATTCGCGCCACCTCGCCGGCCGCGCCGAGGGCGAGCGGCCCGCGGTGCTGTTCGACTACTTCCCCGAGGACTTCCTCGTCGTCGTCGATGAGTCGCACGTCACTCTCCCGCAGGTCGGCGGAATGTTCAACGGCGACCGCGCGCGAAAGCTCACCTTGGTCGAGTACGGCTTTCGGCTCCCGAGCGCGCTCGACAACCGTCCGCTGATGTTCGATGAGTTTCTCGGGCTGACGCCGCGCGCGATTTTTGTGTCGGCCACGCCGGCCGACCTCGAGCTCCGGCTCTCCGAAGGCGTCGTCGTCGAGCAGATCATCCGCCCGACGGGGCTGATCGACCCGGAGATCGAGGTCCGGCCGGTTCGGGGGCAGGTCGACGATCTTCTCAATGAGATTCGCATTCGCGAACGGCGCGGCGAGCGCGTTCTCGTCACGACGCTCACGAAGCGGATGGCGGAAGATCTCAGCGACTATCTCCAACAGGTCGGCGTTCGCGTGCGCTACATGCATTCGGACATCGACGCCATCGAACGGATGGAAATCGTTCGCGGCCTCCGATTGGGCGAGTTCGACGTCCTGGTCGGCATCAACCTCCTGCGCGAGGGCCTCGACCTGCCGGAAGTCTCGCTCGTCGCCATCCTCGACGCCGATCAGGAGGGCTTCCTCCGGAGCGACCGGTCGTTGATTCAGACGGTGGGCCGGGCGGCGAGACATGTGCGTGGTCGCGCGATCTTCTACGCGGACCGCATCACGGGATCGATGCAGCGGTGCCTGGAGGAAACGGCGCGCCGCCGCGAGTTGCAGACCCGGTTCAACGTAGAACACGATATTACTCCGACCTCAGTGTCGAAGAGCGTGGACCAGGTTCGTTTCATTACCCGAGTCGCCGACGCGCGAGCGGAAAAGCAGGAGAAGAAGGTCGCGGAGCCGGCGCGCGGATACTCGGTCATGGAAGTGGAGTCGCTCGAGAAGATGCTCGAGGCGCAGATGCAGGAAGCCGCTGCCGCGATGGACTTCGAGCTCGCGGCGCAACTTCGCGATCAGCTCTTCGACGTCCGCGCACGACGCGATGCGAACGTCAAGCGACCCACCGCGGGGGCGGGACGTTGGGGTGGGGGTCGTTGA
- the tsaE gene encoding tRNA (adenosine(37)-N6)-threonylcarbamoyltransferase complex ATPase subunit type 1 TsaE: MSDSPSGVIPPLAGHGHLALDEAELVEWGERFGRAASPPLVVGLTGELGAGKTTLARAICRGFGVTEDVTSPTFTLVHRYSSPRAPVYHVDLYRLRGPHDLTNIGWDDMLAEDALVLVEWPERAGDRLPSSHVSISLQHLPDDPQKRLLYAGGHA; encoded by the coding sequence GTGTCGGACTCACCTTCGGGCGTCATTCCGCCGCTGGCGGGCCACGGTCATCTCGCGCTCGACGAGGCGGAGCTTGTCGAGTGGGGGGAGCGGTTCGGGCGAGCCGCGTCGCCGCCGCTTGTCGTCGGCCTGACCGGTGAGCTGGGCGCGGGGAAGACGACGCTCGCCCGCGCGATCTGTCGCGGGTTCGGTGTGACCGAGGACGTCACCAGCCCGACCTTTACACTCGTGCATCGCTATTCGTCGCCACGCGCGCCCGTGTACCACGTCGACCTGTATCGTCTGCGCGGCCCGCACGACCTCACGAACATCGGCTGGGACGACATGCTCGCCGAGGACGCGTTGGTGTTGGTGGAGTGGCCGGAGCGGGCGGGGGATCGGCTGCCGTCGTCTCACGTGTCGATCAGCCTTCAGCATCTTCCCGACGATCCGCAGAAGCGGCTTTTGTACGCAGGCGGTCACGCGTGA
- the tsaB gene encoding tRNA (adenosine(37)-N6)-threonylcarbamoyltransferase complex dimerization subunit type 1 TsaB: MITLALDASTYEGDVAVLRDGRVLAEQAAAMKGRESEQLMPAVAAVLQQAGLDLGAVERIVCGAGPGSFTSLRIAGGIAKGIASGLCLPLFAAPSLSLVVAGADLSAGRYLGALDALRGEFYVALYDVDEKGCVAELEPARIVAAAEVAVVAGEYRARIVSPTQFDGGARSRPRASGVARIEALLVARGEVDVRSWEPAYGRLAEAQVKWESAHGRPLPR, encoded by the coding sequence GTGATCACGCTCGCCCTCGACGCCTCGACGTACGAAGGCGACGTCGCCGTTCTTCGCGACGGCCGTGTGCTCGCGGAGCAGGCGGCCGCGATGAAAGGGCGCGAGAGCGAGCAGTTGATGCCGGCCGTCGCCGCCGTTCTGCAACAGGCCGGTCTCGACCTCGGCGCCGTCGAGCGAATCGTTTGCGGGGCGGGGCCGGGGAGCTTCACCAGTCTTCGGATCGCGGGCGGGATCGCCAAGGGTATCGCGAGTGGTCTGTGCCTTCCGCTGTTCGCCGCGCCGTCGCTTTCGCTCGTTGTGGCGGGCGCTGACCTGAGCGCCGGTCGGTATCTCGGCGCGCTCGACGCGCTGCGCGGAGAGTTCTACGTGGCGCTGTACGACGTCGACGAGAAAGGCTGCGTCGCCGAATTGGAGCCCGCGCGGATCGTCGCAGCCGCGGAGGTCGCGGTCGTCGCCGGCGAGTATCGCGCGCGGATCGTCAGTCCGACGCAATTCGATGGCGGAGCGCGGTCGCGGCCGCGCGCGAGCGGTGTGGCACGTATCGAGGCGCTCCTCGTCGCTCGCGGTGAGGTCGACGTGCGAAGCTGGGAGCCGGCCTACGGCAGACTCGCCGAAGCGCAGGTGAAATGGGAGTCGGCGCACGGGCGGCCGCTGCCGCGCTGA
- the rimI gene encoding ribosomal protein S18-alanine N-acetyltransferase: protein MPLSIEPAKLADVAAIVAIERAVFSDPWSARSFREALSNPSVYCACARRDGRTLQGYVVAWFVADEGEIANLAVAPGAWGNGIGHALLDASLQEAAVRKLKAVYLEVRDSNARARHLYGSRGFVEVGRRRSYYRRPVEDAIVLRRSIDGDGACDGT from the coding sequence ATGCCGCTCTCCATCGAGCCGGCCAAGCTCGCGGACGTCGCCGCGATCGTGGCCATTGAGCGCGCCGTGTTCAGCGATCCGTGGTCGGCGCGCTCGTTCCGCGAGGCGTTGTCGAATCCATCGGTGTATTGCGCGTGCGCGCGTCGTGACGGACGCACGCTCCAGGGTTATGTTGTCGCGTGGTTCGTCGCTGACGAGGGCGAAATCGCGAATCTCGCCGTGGCGCCGGGCGCGTGGGGAAATGGAATCGGCCACGCACTGCTCGACGCGTCGCTGCAGGAAGCGGCGGTGCGCAAGCTCAAGGCGGTGTACCTCGAGGTGCGGGATTCGAACGCGCGGGCGCGACATCTCTATGGATCGCGCGGCTTTGTCGAGGTCGGACGACGGCGTTCGTATTACAGGCGGCCTGTGGAGGATGCCATCGTGCTCCGCCGGTCGATCGATGGCGATGGCGCGTGCGATGGGACGTGA
- a CDS encoding single-stranded DNA-binding protein, translating into MSRSLNKVTLIGNLGNDPEVRSTTGGSRVATFSLATSRQWNDAAGAKQEKTEWHRCVVWNTKGSQLADIVERYVKKGDKLYVEGRIEYRQWQDKDGQTRYSTEINVRELIMLSPRSGGGGDFDSEASSRRTPAASKAKAASGGGGGGDDFEDFPNALNDGDDDLPF; encoded by the coding sequence GTGAGCAGGAGCCTGAACAAAGTCACGCTGATTGGAAATCTCGGGAACGATCCCGAGGTTCGCTCGACCACCGGAGGCAGCCGGGTCGCCACCTTTTCGCTTGCCACGAGCCGTCAGTGGAATGACGCCGCCGGTGCGAAACAGGAGAAAACGGAGTGGCATCGCTGTGTCGTCTGGAACACGAAGGGTTCGCAGCTCGCCGACATCGTCGAGCGCTACGTGAAGAAAGGCGACAAGCTCTACGTCGAAGGACGCATCGAGTATCGCCAGTGGCAGGACAAGGATGGTCAGACGCGCTACAGCACCGAGATCAACGTGCGCGAGCTGATCATGCTGAGCCCGCGTAGCGGCGGCGGGGGAGACTTCGACAGCGAAGCGAGCTCGCGTCGCACGCCCGCGGCCTCGAAGGCGAAAGCCGCTAGTGGCGGGGGCGGCGGTGGAGACGACTTCGAGGATTTCCCGAACGCGTTGAACGACGGGGACGACGACCTGCCGTTCTAG
- a CDS encoding LysM domain-containing protein encodes MLVRPTSRQRGTFARSVAAASIAIAATIPQILNAQQPTTPAPAPAPAADSAKTHTVKRGDTLWDIAKAYLGDAFLWPEVYRLNTGTIEDPHWIFPGEQLKLPGDHAKVVAVAAPEAPADSAALPAVTDAIPAKPALDSAGPVPIALMPETAHDTATPMLAPRTTAVRPGEYIAAPWVDRDGGPRNPGALIESADIPGIASHEKGRLQLNDRVFIAPPQGAAPAQHALYLTYRLGPMIEDFGQIVIPTGVLEVTQPGNAGEASVAHVVKMFGEVRQGQKLVMLDSGAANVVGQPAAVTNGRTGKVRWILESPVLPSLQSYVVIDISGRDGLTTGDQIEIFKPRQKPNDAHDLTLPEISIAHAQVLRVTPFGATAVVTAQEQPHIVEGIKARVAAKMP; translated from the coding sequence ATGCTCGTGCGGCCTACCAGTCGGCAGCGCGGGACGTTCGCCCGTTCCGTTGCCGCGGCGTCGATCGCGATCGCCGCGACGATTCCGCAAATCCTGAACGCGCAGCAGCCGACAACTCCCGCTCCCGCTCCCGCGCCGGCGGCGGATTCCGCGAAGACGCACACCGTCAAGCGCGGAGACACGCTCTGGGACATCGCGAAAGCATACCTCGGCGACGCGTTTCTGTGGCCCGAGGTCTATCGCCTCAACACCGGCACGATCGAAGATCCGCATTGGATCTTCCCCGGCGAGCAGTTGAAGCTGCCGGGTGATCACGCGAAGGTCGTCGCGGTAGCCGCGCCCGAGGCGCCGGCGGATTCCGCGGCGCTTCCGGCCGTCACGGACGCGATCCCGGCGAAGCCCGCGCTCGACTCGGCGGGGCCGGTGCCAATCGCGCTCATGCCGGAAACGGCGCACGACACCGCGACCCCGATGCTCGCGCCGCGCACCACGGCCGTGCGACCCGGCGAGTACATCGCCGCTCCGTGGGTCGATCGCGACGGCGGCCCGCGCAACCCCGGCGCGTTGATCGAAAGTGCCGACATTCCGGGAATCGCCTCGCATGAGAAGGGGCGTCTGCAGCTCAACGATCGCGTGTTCATCGCGCCGCCGCAGGGCGCGGCGCCCGCACAGCACGCACTCTATCTCACCTATCGTCTCGGGCCGATGATCGAAGACTTCGGCCAGATCGTTATCCCGACCGGTGTTCTCGAGGTCACGCAGCCGGGCAATGCCGGCGAAGCGTCGGTCGCCCACGTCGTGAAGATGTTCGGCGAGGTCAGGCAGGGGCAGAAGCTGGTCATGCTCGACAGCGGCGCCGCCAACGTCGTCGGCCAGCCGGCGGCGGTCACCAACGGTCGCACCGGGAAAGTGCGTTGGATTCTCGAGTCGCCCGTGCTTCCCAGCCTCCAGAGCTACGTCGTCATCGACATCTCCGGCCGCGACGGTCTCACGACCGGCGACCAGATCGAGATCTTCAAGCCGCGGCAGAAGCCGAACGACGCGCACGACCTGACGTTGCCCGAGATTTCGATCGCGCACGCGCAGGTTCTCCGCGTCACGCCCTTCGGGGCCACCGCGGTCGTCACCGCGCAGGAGCAGCCACACATCGTGGAGGGCATCAAGGCGCGCGTCGCCGCAAAGATGCCGTAG
- the ccsA gene encoding cytochrome c biogenesis protein CcsA: MIAIAHFIAISCYLGAAALAAVPFARPVKASVRGVAALLAAGVVAHVVALLAFALRSSAVPLTGLGPALSFAGVVLAFTLLVVELLARDVSLALVAAPLAAVPTICANVIGLTPGRAAEGARGVWLFAHIALSFVGMAAFATAAAAGAMYLMQRRELKSRRFDTIFRFFPPLATLDRVNHVAAIAGWLGLTLGVVLASTYSVEYHEMNLPQLLWGGGAWLAVTLVALGRVTRHWQAQRAAKYSGLAFVAVLLLYVAFRVAGPATGQFL, encoded by the coding sequence ATGATTGCGATCGCCCACTTCATCGCCATTTCGTGCTACCTGGGAGCCGCGGCCTTGGCCGCGGTTCCGTTCGCGCGTCCGGTGAAGGCCTCCGTCCGCGGGGTTGCGGCCCTACTCGCGGCCGGTGTCGTGGCGCACGTCGTCGCGCTGCTGGCGTTCGCGCTGCGGTCGAGCGCTGTCCCGCTCACCGGGCTGGGGCCGGCGCTGTCGTTTGCCGGCGTCGTCCTCGCTTTCACCCTGCTCGTGGTCGAGTTGTTAGCGCGCGACGTGAGTCTCGCCCTCGTCGCCGCGCCGCTGGCGGCCGTTCCGACGATTTGTGCGAACGTGATCGGGCTCACGCCCGGCCGAGCCGCAGAGGGGGCGCGCGGTGTTTGGCTCTTTGCGCACATCGCGTTGAGCTTCGTCGGGATGGCGGCGTTCGCGACGGCCGCCGCGGCGGGCGCGATGTACTTGATGCAGCGGCGAGAGCTCAAATCGCGTCGCTTCGATACGATCTTTCGTTTCTTCCCGCCGCTCGCGACCCTCGATCGGGTGAACCACGTGGCGGCGATCGCGGGGTGGCTGGGACTCACGCTCGGTGTGGTGCTCGCGTCCACGTACTCCGTGGAATACCACGAAATGAATCTCCCCCAACTCCTCTGGGGTGGGGGAGCGTGGCTTGCGGTGACCCTAGTCGCCCTCGGCCGCGTGACGCGCCACTGGCAGGCCCAGCGCGCCGCGAAGTACTCAGGGCTGGCGTTCGTGGCGGTCCTCCTTCTGTACGTGGCGTTCCGGGTCGCGGGGCCGGCGACAGGTCAGTTCCTATGA
- a CDS encoding bifunctional precorrin-2 dehydrogenase/sirohydrochlorin ferrochelatase, producing MSAYPLTLEGTSISALVVGAGRVATRKALALLDAGARVRVVALAGTTELEHTAADDDRLTVTRAPYSPTQIGDATLVVAATDDPALNASIARDAREKGRLVNVVDAPDVGNCTTPAVLRSGSLVVSVTAGGVPAAAKRIRDALATKLDGRYASAVAHLAALRRTMIDDGRRERWSEASAALVGDDFCESVESGRFDERVARWR from the coding sequence ATGAGTGCATACCCGCTGACACTCGAGGGTACGTCCATCTCCGCGCTCGTCGTCGGAGCGGGCCGCGTCGCGACTCGAAAGGCCCTCGCGCTACTCGATGCGGGCGCGCGTGTGCGAGTCGTCGCGCTGGCGGGAACGACCGAACTCGAACACACCGCGGCGGACGACGATCGCCTCACGGTGACGCGTGCGCCCTATTCGCCGACGCAGATCGGCGACGCGACGCTGGTGGTCGCGGCGACCGACGATCCGGCGCTCAATGCGTCGATCGCGCGCGACGCTCGCGAGAAAGGTCGTCTGGTGAACGTGGTCGACGCGCCGGATGTGGGAAACTGCACCACGCCGGCGGTGCTGCGCTCGGGCAGCTTGGTCGTGTCGGTGACGGCGGGCGGCGTGCCGGCGGCGGCGAAGCGGATTCGCGACGCGCTCGCGACGAAACTCGACGGTCGCTACGCGTCGGCGGTCGCCCATCTCGCCGCGCTGCGCCGCACGATGATCGACGACGGCCGCCGTGAACGGTGGAGCGAAGCGTCCGCCGCTCTCGTCGGCGACGACTTCTGCGAGTCGGTCGAGTCAGGGCGATTCGACGAACGGGTGGCCCGATGGCGCTGA
- the hemA gene encoding glutamyl-tRNA reductase: protein MALTVVGVNHRGASLDIRERLAYRASEALPALEALREASAAREAVLLSTCNRTEVYVVEEERDAASDVWSAFSERLGRDASEFGYVRRDREAVTHLFRVASGLDSMVLGEAQIHGQVKDAWEVCRSQSGPVLNRLFQTSLLVAGRVRNETSIARGAASVSSAAVQIARQIFGSLQGKRAMVLGAGEMAELALECLVDQGVRAAIVANRTFDRAKELADRYGAAAMHFDECWPALADVDVMVCSTAAPRAVVFTEHIRPALAVRGDRPLCILDIALPRDVDLAVRRLDNVFLYDLDDLQAVVAANVERRRGEMPSAEQLISREVDRYWDWLAGLAAVPTLTQMRSRMEAVRERELSEALRRLDHLAPAERAVVEELSRSLMNKFLHEPTVRLRAAAANGRGLGVVDAVRYLFGLERSGDSRHEGANAEPASEPRE, encoded by the coding sequence ATGGCGCTGACCGTCGTCGGCGTGAACCACCGCGGCGCGTCGCTCGACATTCGCGAGCGACTCGCGTATCGCGCGAGCGAAGCGCTTCCGGCGCTCGAGGCGCTGCGCGAGGCGTCCGCGGCGCGCGAAGCGGTGCTGCTCTCGACGTGCAATCGCACCGAGGTCTACGTCGTCGAAGAGGAGCGAGACGCCGCGTCCGACGTGTGGTCGGCGTTTTCCGAGAGGCTCGGCCGCGACGCGTCGGAGTTCGGCTACGTGCGCCGCGACCGCGAGGCGGTCACGCATCTCTTCCGTGTGGCGAGCGGGCTCGATTCGATGGTGCTGGGCGAAGCCCAGATCCATGGACAAGTGAAGGACGCATGGGAGGTGTGCCGCTCGCAATCGGGGCCGGTGCTCAATCGCCTCTTTCAAACCTCGCTCCTCGTCGCGGGCCGCGTGCGCAACGAAACGTCGATCGCGCGCGGTGCGGCGTCGGTGAGCTCGGCGGCGGTGCAGATCGCCAGACAGATCTTCGGTTCGCTCCAAGGCAAGCGCGCGATGGTTCTCGGCGCCGGCGAGATGGCGGAGTTGGCGCTCGAATGCCTGGTCGACCAGGGTGTGCGCGCGGCGATCGTCGCGAACCGTACCTTCGACCGCGCGAAGGAGCTCGCCGATCGTTACGGTGCCGCCGCGATGCACTTCGACGAGTGTTGGCCGGCGCTGGCCGACGTCGACGTGATGGTATGTTCCACGGCGGCGCCGCGTGCGGTGGTGTTCACCGAGCACATTCGTCCGGCGCTCGCCGTGCGGGGCGACCGGCCGCTGTGCATTCTCGACATCGCGCTGCCGCGCGACGTGGACCTCGCGGTGCGTCGCCTCGACAACGTGTTCCTGTACGATCTCGACGATCTTCAGGCGGTCGTCGCGGCGAACGTCGAACGCCGCCGCGGCGAGATGCCGAGCGCCGAGCAGCTGATCAGCAGGGAAGTGGATCGCTACTGGGATTGGCTCGCGGGGCTCGCCGCCGTGCCGACGCTGACCCAGATGCGCTCGCGTATGGAGGCGGTGCGCGAGCGGGAGTTGTCGGAGGCGTTGCGACGGCTGGACCATCTGGCGCCGGCCGAACGAGCCGTCGTCGAAGAACTTTCCAGGAGCCTCATGAACAAGTTTCTGCACGAACCAACGGTCCGCCTGCGGGCCGCCGCGGCGAACGGGCGCGGGCTCGGCGTCGTCGATGCTGTGAGATATCTGTTCGGCCTGGAGCGCTCCGGCGATTCGCGACACGAAGGCGCGAACGCGGAACCAGCTTCGGAGCCGCGCGAGTGA
- a CDS encoding NAD-dependent epimerase/dehydratase family protein yields the protein MTRRALVTGGAGFIGSHVADLFLSNDWSVDILDNLSSGRRENVSQAAKLHVMDIRSPEAAALVSDGSFDVIAHLAAQIDVRKSVNDPAFDASVNVLGALNVVEALRRSDKGQHTRLVFASTGGALYGDHATPPNVETIAKEPDSPYGIAKLSTELYLSYYARVQGMNMAAVRFSNVYGPRQDPHGEAGVVAIFCQRILAGRPLTVFGDGTQTRDYVHVSDVAAATYAAATKALSHPRRLDDRAFNVGTGIPTSVIELAEVLRKAAGSTTPIEFAPKRPGEQQQSFLTVGKAKADLGWSAKISLEEGLADTFRWFSANPRTQ from the coding sequence GTGACGCGGCGGGCACTGGTCACTGGCGGCGCCGGCTTCATCGGCTCCCACGTCGCGGATCTCTTTCTCTCCAATGACTGGTCGGTCGACATCCTCGACAACCTGTCGAGCGGCCGGCGTGAAAACGTTTCCCAGGCTGCGAAGCTCCACGTAATGGACATCCGCTCACCCGAAGCGGCGGCACTGGTGAGCGACGGTTCCTTCGACGTGATCGCGCATTTGGCGGCGCAGATCGACGTCCGAAAAAGCGTGAACGATCCGGCGTTCGACGCCAGCGTCAACGTGCTTGGCGCACTGAATGTCGTCGAAGCGCTGCGGCGGTCCGACAAAGGCCAGCACACTCGCCTCGTCTTTGCGTCGACCGGCGGCGCGTTGTACGGCGACCACGCCACGCCACCGAACGTCGAGACAATCGCGAAGGAGCCGGACTCACCGTACGGCATCGCCAAACTCTCGACGGAGCTGTACCTCTCGTATTACGCGAGAGTGCAGGGGATGAACATGGCGGCCGTCCGTTTCAGCAACGTGTACGGACCGAGGCAGGATCCGCACGGCGAGGCCGGTGTCGTCGCGATCTTCTGCCAGCGCATTCTCGCCGGGCGGCCCCTCACCGTGTTCGGCGACGGCACCCAGACCCGCGACTATGTGCACGTGAGCGACGTCGCAGCGGCGACGTACGCCGCGGCGACAAAAGCACTGTCGCACCCGCGCCGCCTCGACGACCGCGCGTTCAACGTGGGCACCGGAATCCCCACGTCGGTCATCGAGCTCGCCGAGGTGCTGCGAAAGGCCGCGGGATCGACCACGCCGATCGAGTTCGCGCCCAAGCGTCCCGGCGAACAGCAGCAGTCGTTTCTGACGGTGGGGAAGGCGAAGGCCGACCTGGGATGGAGCGCGAAGATTTCGCTCGAAGAAGGACTTGCCGACACGTTCCGCTGGTTCAGCGCCAATCCCCGCACCCAATGA
- a CDS encoding MotA/TolQ/ExbB proton channel family protein yields the protein MTLALLQLQMSHGAVPSSPVDLILNATPVTQAVLLILAFLSLLSWSIMFGVWRSMKKAANSADKFWSEFEHISRLEDAATLAKKSKPSALPRLFMRAIRFVADARVANQQVLERVTTPVGGDAPVAATLSGSQIETLHLLLDTEASDERDRLGRFLPWLATIGSVSPLIGLLGTVLGVIEAFLGIATKGSGNLAAVAPGVGEALTATAAALAVAIPATFGYNIFAARLNRFAGRMERFSTAVIALLVREGRI from the coding sequence GTGACGCTCGCTCTCCTGCAGTTGCAGATGTCTCACGGGGCCGTTCCCTCGAGCCCGGTCGATCTCATTTTGAACGCGACGCCCGTCACGCAGGCGGTGCTGCTGATTCTCGCGTTCCTCTCGCTGCTCAGTTGGTCGATCATGTTCGGCGTTTGGCGATCGATGAAGAAGGCGGCGAACTCGGCGGACAAATTCTGGTCCGAGTTCGAGCACATCTCGCGGCTCGAGGACGCGGCCACGCTCGCCAAGAAATCGAAACCGAGCGCGCTGCCGCGCCTCTTCATGCGCGCGATACGGTTCGTTGCCGATGCGCGCGTGGCGAATCAGCAAGTCCTCGAGCGCGTGACCACTCCAGTGGGCGGCGATGCGCCGGTGGCGGCGACGCTGAGCGGCTCGCAGATCGAAACGCTGCACCTCCTGCTCGACACCGAAGCGTCGGATGAGCGCGATCGCTTGGGGCGCTTCCTTCCGTGGCTCGCGACCATCGGCTCGGTCAGCCCGCTCATCGGTCTTCTCGGCACCGTGCTCGGCGTGATCGAGGCCTTTCTCGGGATCGCGACGAAAGGATCAGGCAATCTTGCGGCGGTCGCGCCCGGCGTCGGCGAGGCACTCACGGCAACCGCGGCCGCGCTGGCCGTCGCGATTCCAGCCACGTTCGGCTACAACATCTTTGCCGCCCGGCTCAATCGGTTCGCCGGCCGCATGGAACGCTTCAGCACGGCCGTCATCGCGCTCCTCGTGCGCGAAGGGCGCATCTGA
- a CDS encoding biopolymer transporter ExbD encodes MRRGGRGHRYELNADVNVVSLIDVMLLLLVIFMITAPMMQGGVDITLPQAQSKPLEAKDGLAVTVNSKGEIFIGNEKFTLGDFRVSFKTVAQNRTRNGVYLRADKDVPYGIVVQILAIMRANGVSDAGLVTEPEVIR; translated from the coding sequence ATGAGGCGCGGGGGCCGGGGACACCGTTACGAGCTGAACGCCGACGTGAACGTCGTCAGTCTGATCGACGTCATGCTCCTCTTGCTCGTGATCTTCATGATCACCGCGCCGATGATGCAGGGCGGCGTCGACATCACACTGCCGCAGGCGCAGTCGAAGCCGCTGGAGGCAAAAGACGGGCTCGCTGTGACCGTGAATAGCAAAGGGGAGATCTTCATTGGGAACGAGAAGTTCACCCTGGGCGACTTCCGGGTGTCCTTCAAGACGGTGGCGCAGAACCGGACGCGAAACGGCGTGTATCTCCGGGCGGACAAAGACGTCCCATATGGGATCGTGGTTCAAATCCTGGCCATCATGCGCGCCAACGGTGTGTCCGACGCCGGGCTCGTCACTGAGCCCGAGGTAATTCGATAG